In Dehalogenimonas etheniformans, one genomic interval encodes:
- a CDS encoding GNAT family N-acetyltransferase, which yields MPAAEVSIQTERLRLRKLNQGDAGALFSYRSLPDVYLYQSFHPAAISDAAAFISGTADQLDQPGTWYQLGIFLGDDHILIGDIGIHFVNAERGEVELGFTLAPEFQGKGYATEAVPAVTSHLFSALGKRRITVDVDPRNFRSRRLASRLGMVQAGYYAESVRGGNTCEGLIYTLDADRWPYSSQTAGPG from the coding sequence TTGCCGGCTGCTGAAGTTTCGATCCAAACTGAAAGACTCCGGCTTCGGAAGCTGAATCAGGGTGATGCCGGGGCGTTGTTCTCATACCGGTCGCTTCCGGATGTTTACCTCTACCAATCGTTTCACCCTGCCGCGATATCCGATGCGGCCGCCTTCATCTCCGGCACCGCAGATCAGCTTGATCAACCGGGAACCTGGTACCAACTGGGTATTTTCCTCGGCGACGATCACATCTTGATAGGCGATATCGGAATCCATTTCGTTAACGCCGAGCGTGGTGAAGTTGAACTGGGATTCACCCTAGCTCCGGAATTTCAAGGCAAAGGTTATGCCACAGAAGCAGTGCCGGCGGTCACCTCCCATCTGTTCAGTGCCCTGGGCAAACGCAGAATCACTGTCGACGTCGATCCCCGTAACTTCCGCTCTCGGAGGTTAGCCTCCCGTCTGGGCATGGTCCAGGCTGGATATTACGCGGAATCGGTCCGGGGCGGCAACACTTGCGAGGGCCTTATCTATACCCTGGACGCGGATAGATGGCCATATTCTTCACAAACTGCCGGACCGGGGTAA
- a CDS encoding TfoX/Sxy family protein translates to MSATKAFLDLVLERLGTVTGKSMFGGFGVFHDGEMFGLISNGILYLKADDSNPEDYLARGSNQYKPMPYFRVPEEVFENSEELPKWAQKSVTIAYAVPKKKK, encoded by the coding sequence ATGTCAGCGACCAAAGCTTTCCTCGACTTAGTCCTGGAAAGACTGGGGACCGTCACCGGCAAAAGCATGTTCGGCGGTTTCGGCGTGTTCCACGACGGGGAGATGTTCGGTTTGATCTCCAATGGCATTCTCTACCTGAAAGCCGACGATTCAAATCCGGAAGACTACCTGGCGCGCGGTAGCAACCAGTACAAACCGATGCCCTATTTCAGAGTACCGGAAGAGGTCTTCGAAAACTCCGAAGAGTTGCCGAAATGGGCCCAGAAATCGGTGACCATCGCCTACGCCGTGCCAAAAAAGAAGAAATGA
- a CDS encoding response regulator transcription factor gives MTKKILVVDDEQKIVDIVRAYLEREGFRVLTAYDGETALKVFRQDKPDLIVLDLMLPKLSGNDVCRIIRKESEVPIIMLTARDELTDKIVGLEIGADDYLTKPFEGRELVARVKAILRRTEPRASVPLVRCGDITVDTERRQVKVRDRIIELTTTEFELLKLLASYPGKVFSRTDLLDRLQGDAYEGYERTIDSHIKNLRRKIEPDVDKPSYIHTIYGAGYKLELPA, from the coding sequence GTGACTAAAAAGATCCTGGTAGTGGACGACGAACAGAAAATTGTGGATATTGTGCGCGCTTATCTGGAGCGAGAAGGCTTCCGAGTGCTTACCGCTTACGACGGTGAAACAGCCCTGAAAGTATTCCGCCAGGATAAGCCTGATCTTATCGTACTCGACCTGATGCTGCCGAAACTATCCGGGAACGACGTCTGCCGCATTATCCGAAAAGAATCGGAAGTTCCGATCATCATGCTTACCGCCCGTGATGAACTGACCGACAAGATCGTCGGGCTGGAAATCGGCGCCGATGACTACCTGACCAAGCCCTTCGAAGGGCGGGAACTGGTGGCCAGGGTGAAGGCGATACTGCGGCGAACCGAACCAAGAGCGTCTGTTCCACTCGTCCGGTGTGGAGACATCACGGTGGATACCGAGCGACGGCAAGTCAAAGTCAGGGACCGGATAATCGAACTCACCACCACTGAATTTGAATTACTCAAACTGTTGGCGTCATATCCTGGTAAGGTGTTTTCCCGGACTGACTTGCTTGACCGGCTCCAGGGCGACGCCTACGAGGGTTACGAACGGACTATCGACAGCCACATCAAAAACCTGAGGCGTAAGATAGAGCCCGATGTGGATAAACCTTCCTACATTCATACCATTTACGGTGCAGGTTACAAGCTGGAGCTGCCTGCGTGA
- a CDS encoding AIR synthase family protein, with translation MATAEMPEIGKISPEIFREIIFPRLGAKSDKVLVGPQHGVDVGIAEIGGKAVSFTTDPIFIVPQYGFERAAWFAIHIIASDSVTSGLKPKFLSIDLNLPMDMTKEQLASMWEVMHRECEKMGINIITGHTARYEGCNYPMVGGATMIGTGELSEYVSPRFAKEGDKIIVTKGPAIEACGIFAAVFPGLIAKEFGDDFARRAEGLFYRMSVVDDALAAVSVGVRDNGVSSMHDATECGIWGGLFEVAQAAGLGARIIKDDIVVADGVPEICRLFGISDPYAAISEGTLIITCRPHKACDIIQALSAKGIPSSIIGELTPPEAGMVLVDRGRETRLVHPIVDPFWKAFSKAVQGA, from the coding sequence ATGGCCACTGCTGAAATGCCTGAAATTGGCAAAATCTCTCCGGAAATTTTCCGGGAGATAATTTTCCCCCGTCTTGGCGCCAAAAGTGATAAGGTTCTGGTCGGTCCTCAGCATGGTGTCGACGTCGGCATCGCAGAGATCGGCGGCAAGGCGGTATCATTCACTACCGATCCTATTTTCATCGTGCCTCAATATGGCTTCGAGCGCGCCGCATGGTTCGCCATTCACATCATCGCCTCGGATTCGGTCACTTCAGGTCTCAAGCCCAAATTCCTGTCGATCGACCTCAATCTACCGATGGACATGACCAAGGAACAGTTGGCTTCAATGTGGGAGGTCATGCACCGGGAATGCGAAAAGATGGGTATTAATATTATCACCGGCCACACCGCCCGTTATGAAGGCTGCAACTATCCCATGGTCGGGGGCGCTACCATGATTGGCACCGGTGAACTTTCTGAATACGTATCCCCGCGTTTCGCCAAGGAGGGCGACAAGATCATTGTCACCAAAGGTCCCGCCATTGAAGCCTGCGGTATCTTCGCCGCGGTGTTCCCGGGTCTGATCGCAAAGGAATTCGGAGATGATTTTGCCCGCCGCGCCGAGGGGCTTTTTTACCGGATGTCGGTGGTCGATGACGCCCTGGCCGCGGTCTCGGTAGGTGTCCGCGACAACGGGGTTAGTTCTATGCATGACGCCACGGAGTGCGGCATCTGGGGCGGCTTATTCGAGGTAGCCCAGGCCGCCGGCTTGGGCGCCAGGATCATTAAAGACGACATTGTCGTCGCCGACGGCGTGCCCGAAATTTGCCGCCTGTTCGGTATAAGCGATCCTTACGCCGCCATTTCCGAAGGCACCTTGATCATCACCTGCCGGCCGCATAAGGCTTGCGACATCATCCAGGCGCTCAGTGCTAAAGGAATCCCGTCGTCGATCATCGGGGAATTGACCCCGCCCGAAGCCGGGATGGTACTCGTCGACCGAGGCCGAGAGACTCGCCTTGTCCATCCGATCGTTGACCCCTTCTGGAAGGCTTTTTCGAAAGCCGTCCAGGGAGCCTAG
- a CDS encoding YtxH domain-containing protein: protein MEKGVTKGLAIGLIVGAAIGAGLGLLYAPQSGKKTRKEIIDRAEDFTDTVKERAEKFSDLVGSKTDKYRKKIMESIS from the coding sequence ATGGAAAAAGGTGTGACCAAAGGTTTGGCAATCGGACTCATCGTCGGGGCGGCGATCGGAGCTGGGCTGGGACTGTTGTATGCCCCTCAGTCGGGTAAAAAGACCCGCAAGGAGATCATTGACAGGGCTGAAGACTTCACCGACACCGTCAAAGAGCGTGCTGAAAAATTCAGTGACCTGGTGGGCAGCAAGACCGATAAATACCGCAAAAAGATCATGGAATCGATCTCCTAA
- a CDS encoding cupin domain-containing protein — translation MTRQESLVGRVVELAKLIGYQDGAVVSRTVADKKAGTITVFAFDAGHGLSEHSAPFDAFVYAIDGEAEISISGQKNRVIEGQMIIMPANEPHAIRAVTPFKMLLVMIRA, via the coding sequence ATGACGAGACAGGAATCGCTGGTCGGACGGGTAGTGGAACTGGCGAAGCTGATCGGCTATCAGGACGGGGCGGTGGTCAGCCGCACCGTGGCAGACAAAAAAGCCGGGACCATAACAGTCTTCGCCTTCGATGCCGGGCACGGCTTATCGGAACATTCGGCGCCGTTTGATGCCTTCGTTTATGCTATTGATGGCGAAGCCGAGATAAGCATCTCGGGCCAAAAGAACCGGGTGATCGAAGGTCAGATGATCATCATGCCGGCCAACGAGCCCCATGCCATCAGAGCCGTCACCCCATTCAAGATGCTTCTGGTGATGATCCGGGCTTGA
- a CDS encoding YtxH domain-containing protein: MEKGKVMGIAAGVLAGAAFGAGAALLLAPQSGRKTRSDIRKRAEDLKARADSFVADIKERDEAFCQAVKEGADDYRRDMMAKYG; encoded by the coding sequence ATGGAGAAAGGAAAAGTCATGGGAATTGCTGCCGGTGTTTTAGCCGGGGCGGCCTTTGGGGCTGGCGCAGCGTTGCTGCTGGCTCCACAGTCCGGCCGAAAAACTAGGAGCGATATCCGAAAACGAGCAGAAGACCTGAAAGCGCGAGCCGACAGCTTTGTTGCTGATATCAAAGAACGCGATGAAGCCTTTTGCCAGGCGGTCAAGGAAGGCGCTGACGATTACCGCCGGGATATGATGGCAAAGTACGGATAA
- a CDS encoding PDZ domain-containing protein produces MAVPVTDIDGKLVIGFDRQQLEYYLSQARASQAPSFGASVADAAKYSAAHGLGVLSGAYIGAVKPGMPAAQAGLKPGDVITRIDATAVNTASDLNLALSRLEKGARIRIGFFREGQPRQAEGLL; encoded by the coding sequence ATGGCTGTTCCGGTTACCGACATCGATGGCAAACTGGTGATCGGTTTCGACCGTCAGCAGCTTGAATATTACCTTTCGCAAGCCAGGGCTTCCCAGGCGCCTTCGTTCGGCGCTTCTGTGGCTGATGCCGCCAAGTATAGCGCCGCTCATGGCCTGGGGGTTCTCTCGGGCGCCTACATCGGCGCAGTTAAACCCGGAATGCCCGCGGCACAAGCTGGTCTCAAACCCGGCGACGTCATCACCCGGATCGACGCCACGGCTGTGAACACCGCTTCAGACCTCAACCTGGCTTTATCACGTCTGGAGAAAGGGGCCCGGATCCGCATCGGTTTCTTCCGGGAAGGCCAGCCGCGTCAGGCTGAAGGGCTGTTGTAA
- a CDS encoding HAMP domain-containing sensor histidine kinase translates to MKSLAWKIGGALVLTALIAVSVMAYLTNENTHREFHTYIQANPAFEDTVARTLGLVYIRGGWSGLADVLPQMLAFEGDRLIVADVNNIIVGDSAGLAIGQTVGQAQLTGGHEVEVASGFPSPGDGQVVGQFFYLGQAGGVLDAEQTFLSQTNRWLWLSGGIGVVIAVALAAALAYSFIQPLRALSAGANEIAAGNLGYRVRVKSRDETGKLAESFNIMAGSLEKSEQARKRLLADVAHELRTPLTIINGTVDAMIDGVMPKDEGQLKIIKGETVVLTRLISDLRDLSLAEAGKLKLENSMIDLTDLVQWKLDQFRPIAEAKGVTIKFEDGNEMLPVSADWVRMEQVLANLLSNAIRHTPEGGAVTVHLSQTTLKGKPSVTIAIADTGEGIVLEKLEHIFDRFYRIQDSRARTEGNGAGLGLAIVKQMVAAQGGEVTVTSDPGEGSTFLVTLPGIEKPSDQVKPGSSPEAS, encoded by the coding sequence GTGAAAAGCCTGGCCTGGAAAATCGGCGGCGCTCTCGTCCTGACCGCACTCATTGCCGTCTCAGTCATGGCATACTTAACAAACGAGAATACGCACCGGGAGTTCCATACTTATATCCAGGCTAATCCGGCTTTCGAAGATACTGTCGCCCGAACCCTGGGACTGGTCTATATCCGTGGCGGCTGGTCGGGGCTAGCTGATGTGCTACCGCAGATGCTGGCCTTCGAAGGCGACCGGCTAATTGTGGCCGACGTCAACAACATAATCGTCGGCGATTCGGCGGGGCTGGCGATCGGTCAGACGGTTGGCCAGGCCCAGTTGACCGGAGGACATGAAGTTGAAGTAGCGTCGGGCTTTCCCAGTCCCGGCGACGGACAGGTGGTAGGACAATTTTTCTATCTCGGGCAGGCGGGTGGGGTGCTCGACGCAGAGCAGACGTTCTTGAGTCAAACCAACCGCTGGCTATGGCTTTCGGGCGGCATCGGCGTGGTCATTGCCGTGGCGCTGGCGGCAGCGCTGGCCTATAGTTTCATCCAGCCGCTTCGCGCACTGAGCGCTGGCGCCAACGAGATTGCGGCCGGCAACCTGGGTTACCGGGTGAGGGTGAAGTCCAGGGATGAGACGGGAAAATTGGCCGAATCATTTAATATTATGGCCGGGTCGCTCGAAAAAAGCGAACAAGCCCGAAAACGGCTGCTGGCCGATGTCGCTCACGAATTGAGGACGCCACTGACCATCATTAATGGTACGGTGGACGCCATGATCGACGGCGTAATGCCCAAAGACGAGGGGCAATTAAAGATCATCAAGGGTGAAACGGTGGTACTAACTCGCCTGATCAGCGACCTCCGTGATCTGTCCCTAGCCGAAGCCGGCAAGCTCAAATTGGAAAATTCAATGATCGACCTGACCGACCTGGTGCAATGGAAACTCGACCAGTTCCGCCCGATAGCAGAAGCCAAAGGCGTGACGATCAAGTTCGAGGACGGGAACGAAATGTTGCCGGTATCCGCCGACTGGGTGCGCATGGAACAGGTGCTGGCCAACCTGTTGTCCAACGCCATCCGGCACACCCCGGAAGGGGGGGCGGTCACCGTTCATCTGTCTCAAACGACCCTAAAGGGCAAACCTTCGGTAACCATCGCCATAGCCGATACCGGAGAAGGCATTGTCCTGGAAAAGCTGGAGCATATCTTCGATCGATTCTACCGCATTCAGGATTCGAGGGCGCGGACCGAGGGTAACGGCGCCGGATTGGGGTTGGCCATAGTTAAACAGATGGTGGCGGCTCAAGGCGGCGAGGTAACGGTGACAAGCGATCCAGGCGAAGGGTCCACTTTCCTTGTTACGCTACCGGGAATCGAGAAACCGTCCGACCAGGTCAAGCCCGGATCATCACCAGAAGCATCTTGA
- a CDS encoding YtxH domain-containing protein translates to MEENTNRGLLAGLLMGTAIGVGLGLLYAPRSGAETRDMLRKRADEMKSRAESLGNSIRDKVAAIGHPIGGDGSGEAEP, encoded by the coding sequence ATGGAAGAGAACACAAACAGAGGTTTACTGGCAGGGCTGTTGATGGGGACAGCTATCGGTGTCGGTCTGGGCTTATTGTACGCTCCCAGGAGCGGCGCCGAAACCAGGGACATGCTGCGAAAACGTGCTGATGAAATGAAAAGCCGCGCTGAATCCCTGGGCAATTCAATCCGGGATAAAGTCGCCGCAATCGGTCATCCAATAGGAGGTGACGGTTCGGGAGAAGCAGAGCCTTAA
- a CDS encoding cation diffusion facilitator family transporter, producing the protein MEGHGESKLAVIAAIIANLAIAVIKFIAAAISGSSAMISEGIHSLVDTGNGGLILLGMKESKKSADALHPFGYGKSLYFWTLVVSVSIFGIGGGLSLYEGISHIRHVAPEAVTSNPTINYIVLGIATLIEGWSFSIAIREFRKSKGQKRSWQFIKSTKDPSTFTVVLEDGAAMLGLIFAFLGVFFGHLFHNPYLDGTASIIIGLLLMSVAFVLAFETKGLLLGEGADPQTVADIRLKVVSDPAVDQAAEILTMYMGPHDLLVNLGVKFKTGITAEKMHDAIHRIEKNINADYPECVRVYIEVESLGRSQSPDESE; encoded by the coding sequence ATGGAAGGACATGGTGAATCCAAATTGGCGGTCATTGCCGCTATTATTGCCAATCTGGCTATCGCCGTCATCAAGTTCATCGCCGCAGCTATCTCGGGTTCTTCGGCGATGATATCCGAGGGTATCCATTCCCTGGTGGATACAGGTAACGGAGGCCTTATCCTTTTAGGGATGAAGGAATCCAAGAAGAGCGCTGACGCGTTACATCCGTTCGGATATGGAAAATCGTTGTATTTTTGGACACTGGTAGTTTCAGTATCAATCTTCGGGATCGGCGGCGGATTGTCACTCTATGAAGGCATCTCGCACATTCGTCACGTCGCCCCCGAAGCGGTAACCTCGAATCCGACGATCAACTACATTGTCCTCGGCATCGCTACTTTGATAGAAGGATGGTCGTTTTCGATAGCTATCCGAGAATTCCGCAAGTCGAAGGGGCAAAAGCGATCGTGGCAGTTCATCAAGAGTACGAAGGATCCAAGTACTTTCACCGTCGTCCTGGAAGACGGCGCTGCCATGCTGGGTTTGATTTTTGCTTTCCTCGGCGTCTTCTTCGGTCATCTCTTCCACAACCCGTACCTCGACGGTACGGCTTCGATCATAATAGGTTTGCTGCTCATGAGCGTGGCTTTCGTTTTAGCCTTTGAAACTAAAGGATTACTCCTAGGGGAAGGCGCAGATCCACAAACCGTTGCTGACATCCGCCTGAAGGTAGTATCCGACCCAGCGGTGGATCAGGCTGCAGAAATCTTGACGATGTACATGGGCCCTCACGATCTTCTGGTCAACCTAGGAGTCAAATTCAAGACAGGCATCACCGCCGAAAAAATGCATGACGCGATTCACCGGATAGAGAAGAACATCAACGCTGATTACCCTGAGTGTGTCAGAGTATACATCGAAGTAGAGTCACTGGGTAGGAGTCAATCCCCGGACGAATCCGAATGA
- a CDS encoding DNA-3-methyladenine glycosylase I, protein MERCGWANGDELMAKYHDEEWGIPTHSDRKHFEFMILEAFQAGLSWMTILRKREAFKKAFAGFDPEAVAKFDQTKVSELLNDKRIVRNRLKIEAAITNARKFIEIQKEFGSFDKYIWGFVEGKPIVHKQNDLSEIPATTELSDIISKDLKKRGFKFVGSTIVYSHLQAVGIVNDHLLDCPRYQAAAGK, encoded by the coding sequence ATGGAACGCTGCGGCTGGGCTAACGGAGATGAATTAATGGCCAAATACCATGATGAGGAGTGGGGCATTCCCACCCACAGCGACCGGAAACATTTCGAGTTCATGATCCTTGAAGCCTTCCAGGCGGGACTTTCGTGGATGACGATACTCAGAAAACGCGAAGCCTTCAAGAAAGCCTTTGCCGGGTTTGATCCTGAGGCAGTGGCCAAATTCGACCAGACGAAGGTTTCCGAACTGCTCAATGACAAGCGCATCGTAAGGAACAGGCTCAAAATCGAAGCAGCGATAACTAACGCAAGAAAATTCATCGAAATTCAAAAAGAATTCGGATCATTCGATAAATACATCTGGGGGTTTGTCGAAGGGAAGCCAATTGTTCATAAGCAGAACGACTTGTCTGAAATTCCGGCAACGACCGAGCTTTCAGACATTATCAGCAAAGATCTGAAAAAACGCGGCTTCAAGTTTGTCGGGTCGACGATCGTGTATTCCCACCTCCAGGCGGTGGGCATCGTCAACGACCACCTGTTGGACTGCCCCAGGTACCAGGCGGCGGCAGGGAAATGA
- the thiE gene encoding thiamine phosphate synthase: protein MKKNLPQTDIYAILSDACSGSRGNVETARFLLKAGIKIIQYREKDFPMRRKYEECVAISRLCREYDACFIVNDDAGLAIACGAEGLHLGQDDLPSDAARRVVGADMLIGLSVATPEEIDKALTIPEVDYLGVGPVFATSTKPDAAPPGGVALLEYALKRSHLPVVAIGGINRENIGSLAERECKCFAIVSDLIGAEDLIQRVFDLRSAFSV from the coding sequence ATGAAAAAAAACCTTCCACAGACCGATATCTACGCCATCCTGTCTGATGCCTGTTCGGGCAGCCGGGGCAATGTGGAGACCGCCCGTTTTTTGTTGAAGGCTGGAATCAAGATCATCCAGTACCGTGAGAAAGACTTCCCGATGCGCCGTAAGTATGAGGAGTGTGTCGCCATCAGCCGACTGTGCCGCGAATACGACGCTTGTTTCATCGTCAACGACGACGCCGGACTCGCTATAGCTTGCGGGGCTGAAGGCCTTCACCTCGGGCAGGACGATCTTCCCTCCGACGCCGCCCGCCGGGTCGTCGGCGCAGACATGCTCATTGGACTCTCGGTCGCTACACCTGAAGAAATCGACAAAGCTTTGACAATCCCCGAGGTCGATTACCTCGGCGTTGGCCCCGTGTTCGCCACCTCCACCAAGCCAGATGCAGCGCCCCCTGGCGGAGTTGCCTTGCTAGAATATGCCCTTAAACGTTCTCACCTGCCGGTCGTCGCCATTGGCGGCATTAACAGGGAGAATATCGGATCGCTGGCAGAAAGGGAATGTAAATGCTTTGCCATTGTCTCGGATTTGATTGGAGCTGAAGATCTCATTCAGCGCGTTTTCGACCTCCGGAGTGCCTTTTCCGTATAA
- a CDS encoding TerC family protein — protein sequence MVESVLPWVLFNIFLVAMLMLDLLVFNRKAHAIGMKESLVWTGVWVSLAVIFGLGIWFFEGSTHAISFFSGYVIEESLSVDNLFVFLMLFTYFCVPKEHEHRVLFWGVLMAIVLRAAFILGGIALFHALEWIIYVFGAFLIFTGIRMGLQSDDNPHPEANPVVKLLCKFLPMTPKYHGGKFFTLENGRRLATPLFMVFMAVNLTDVIFAVDSIPAVLAITQDPFIVYTSNMFAIMGLRSIYFALSGFAKRLHYLHYGLAAVLVFLGVKMILSGFIEIPTVLSLLIIATILGVAVIASLRRPAVVETTAETFPADVEKKE from the coding sequence ATGGTCGAGAGTGTCCTGCCCTGGGTGCTTTTTAACATCTTTCTGGTAGCGATGCTGATGTTGGATCTGCTCGTTTTCAATCGCAAAGCCCACGCTATCGGGATGAAAGAGTCACTCGTCTGGACTGGCGTCTGGGTCAGCCTAGCTGTCATTTTCGGGCTTGGCATCTGGTTCTTCGAAGGTTCAACTCATGCCATCAGTTTTTTCAGCGGGTATGTCATCGAGGAATCCCTCTCGGTAGACAACCTCTTCGTCTTTCTAATGCTTTTCACCTATTTTTGCGTGCCCAAGGAACACGAACACCGCGTCCTGTTCTGGGGTGTGCTGATGGCTATCGTACTCAGGGCTGCTTTTATCCTAGGCGGTATCGCCCTGTTCCACGCCCTCGAGTGGATAATTTACGTATTCGGCGCCTTCCTGATATTTACCGGCATTCGCATGGGTTTACAATCTGACGACAATCCGCATCCCGAAGCCAACCCGGTGGTCAAATTACTGTGTAAATTCCTGCCGATGACTCCTAAGTATCACGGGGGGAAATTTTTTACTCTGGAAAACGGCCGCCGCTTGGCAACGCCCCTGTTTATGGTTTTCATGGCTGTTAATTTGACCGATGTCATTTTTGCCGTTGACTCGATACCTGCTGTGCTGGCGATCACCCAGGACCCGTTCATCGTCTACACCTCTAACATGTTCGCCATTATGGGCTTGCGGTCCATATATTTTGCCCTGTCGGGTTTTGCCAAGCGCTTGCACTACCTGCATTACGGCTTGGCTGCAGTACTGGTCTTCTTGGGTGTCAAGATGATACTCTCTGGATTTATCGAGATACCGACCGTTCTTTCCCTGCTCATTATCGCCACGATCCTGGGAGTCGCCGTTATCGCCTCTCTCCGCCGGCCGGCAGTGGTAGAAACAACCGCGGAAACGTTTCCTGCGGACGTAGAAAAGAAGGAATAG
- a CDS encoding metallopeptidase family protein: MDAKSFSGLVSQALDNLPDEFLDLLENVEIVVEDYPSLRQRRGSKRNELLGLYEGVPLTERDTHYGLVLPDKITIFQKPIEAICRTDAEIIDQVEKTVRHEVAHHFGMTDVQLDEIEEGWSKEG, encoded by the coding sequence ATGGACGCCAAGAGCTTTTCAGGGCTGGTGTCACAAGCCCTGGACAACCTGCCAGATGAATTCCTGGACCTTTTGGAAAACGTCGAGATCGTCGTCGAAGACTATCCCTCCCTCCGGCAAAGACGCGGTTCCAAGCGCAATGAGCTGCTCGGTTTATACGAGGGAGTTCCCCTTACAGAACGTGACACCCACTATGGGCTGGTGCTACCGGATAAAATCACAATTTTCCAGAAACCTATTGAAGCGATCTGCAGGACGGATGCGGAAATAATCGACCAGGTAGAAAAGACGGTGCGTCATGAGGTTGCTCACCATTTCGGCATGACCGATGTGCAGCTCGATGAAATCGAGGAAGGCTGGTCGAAGGAAGGCTGA
- a CDS encoding nitrous oxide-stimulated promoter family protein has protein sequence MEADFKGRARLRNEAGTVRTMVSMYCGEIHRSKELCNECQELTNYAMERLDKCPFGEGKTVCSLCEVHCHKPEMRRKIRDAMRYAGPRMISRHPLLAINHLIHKRRKKPVPQS, from the coding sequence TTGGAAGCCGATTTCAAGGGCCGGGCGCGTTTGCGCAACGAAGCCGGGACTGTCCGGACGATGGTCAGCATGTATTGCGGTGAAATCCACCGTTCAAAAGAGCTGTGCAATGAATGCCAGGAACTGACCAATTACGCCATGGAGCGGCTCGACAAGTGCCCTTTCGGCGAGGGCAAAACGGTATGCTCGCTGTGCGAGGTGCATTGTCACAAGCCTGAGATGCGACGGAAGATCCGTGATGCTATGCGATATGCCGGTCCCAGGATGATCTCAAGACACCCATTGCTGGCCATCAACCATCTCATTCACAAGCGGCGCAAAAAGCCTGTTCCCCAGAGTTGA
- a CDS encoding aminoglycoside N(3)-acetyltransferase: protein MSEGDVIRKTPLPITIESLTRDLKALGLAPGMTILVHSSLSAMGWVCGGAVAVIKALEEVLGETGTLVMPAHSGEYSDPAYWKNPPVPETWWQTIRDQMPAFDPDLTPTRSMGAIAETFRKQTGVVRSNHPQVSFAARGPSASEIISDHSLEYALGDHSPLGKLYAIGGHVLLLGCGYGNNTSLHLAEFRANYPGKRVERGGAPVVENRKRVWKVIEDFGDDSDDFEKIGADFELSCAGELRIGKVGLATARLMPVRVLVDFAVGWMAQNRNLGE, encoded by the coding sequence TTGTCCGAAGGCGATGTCATCCGGAAAACTCCACTCCCAATCACGATCGAAAGTCTCACCCGCGATCTGAAGGCGCTGGGCCTGGCGCCCGGAATGACGATACTTGTTCACTCCTCGTTATCCGCGATGGGGTGGGTGTGCGGAGGGGCGGTGGCTGTCATCAAGGCACTCGAGGAAGTTCTTGGGGAGACTGGCACCCTGGTGATGCCGGCTCATTCCGGCGAATATTCCGACCCGGCTTACTGGAAAAACCCTCCCGTTCCTGAAACATGGTGGCAGACGATCCGCGACCAAATGCCGGCATTCGATCCCGACCTGACGCCAACACGAAGCATGGGAGCCATTGCCGAAACTTTCAGAAAACAGACTGGGGTAGTTCGGAGCAACCATCCTCAAGTGTCATTCGCGGCGCGTGGTCCCTCTGCGTCCGAAATAATATCCGATCACTCGTTAGAATACGCTCTCGGCGACCATAGCCCGCTGGGGAAATTGTACGCCATTGGCGGGCATGTCCTGCTTTTAGGTTGCGGGTACGGCAACAACACCTCGCTTCACCTGGCGGAATTCCGGGCGAATTATCCCGGGAAACGAGTTGAGCGGGGAGGGGCGCCCGTCGTTGAGAACAGGAAGAGAGTTTGGAAAGTCATCGAAGACTTCGGTGATGATTCGGACGATTTCGAAAAAATCGGGGCGGATTTCGAGTTATCTTGCGCCGGAGAACTCCGGATCGGCAAAGTTGGACTGGCCACCGCTCGGCTGATGCCCGTTAGAGTCCTGGTCGATTTTGCTGTGGGCTGGATGGCTCAGAATAGGAACCTTGGGGAGTAA